The Liolophura sinensis isolate JHLJ2023 chromosome 12, CUHK_Ljap_v2, whole genome shotgun sequence genome segment TTGCAATCTGACCTACTAAAGCGTTATTTCTGTGATTTCTTCGATCACTATATTTTCCTCCATCAACAGATCTGACTACCGTCATATTAGTGGAAAAGCCTGGAGTACGCAGccacacaaatcaaataattaaattagaCTCTTACACACCAATTAAAATTGGTAGAAGACATGGGATGTCAATTAAAAAGCCTTTAAAATCTGCTAGTCACACGCACTGCTCATATCGTTGTAAATAAGCTTTTGCTGTCCAGGATATGGTATAAGAATTAATGTACATTCTCATTACAGATGTACTGTAGGGAACCAACCAATTTCAGGAGGACCGTAAACAGGTTTGTACTGGTAAATGTAGGTCAATTCACGGTTGTATGTGCAACTGCATTGCCCCGTCGTTTATTTAGAGCGGTAAGTAAGCTTAGTCAGAGCCAAGAAGTTGATTTCAGCGTTTTTGTTTCACGCTACACTGACGTGAGAAGTAGCAGGGTGAAGACCTACAACGTCACGGGTACACGCTGGCATATGAAGATGGCCCCCTTTCGGCAGATTGTACGTTGGCTAACGGGACATTGCGAGGTAAGTCTGATTTACTGTATATTCCAAAACAACTGTATGTATAGTTAGAATGATCTATTTTCACAACTTTAATTTGTCTGGGTTCACATAATTATAAGCGTATCCTTATCAATCCACATTTTCTAAATAATGTGGAGGCCTACATCTTTTAAGGCATTCAATGTCGTACTGACCCCATGGAAAATGCAAGcttgctctctctctctctctctctctctctctctctctctctctctctctctctctctctctctcttgcaTTTTAGACGTTTAGATGTCTAAATGCGTAGATGTGTAAATATTGATTTCTAACGTGTACTTTTACCTAAATAATCTAAAGATATAGCAATGCTTATAATTAGTCCGATTGGTTTCTGCAATACCTCAGATTTGTCACCGCATGAGGTTGTTACATAGTTTTGTGTAATAACCACTTCGAAAGTTCCGTCAAACACCAAGTGCCGTCTATTATGATCTAATAATCGTAACTATACAACACTAACTGCCGTCTATTATGATCTAATAATTGTGACTATATAAGACTAAGTGCCTTCTATTATTCTCTAATAATAGTAAATATATAAGACTAAGTGCCGTCTATTATTCTCTAATAATCGTAACTGTATAAGACTAAGTGACCTCTGTTATGATCTAATGATCGTGACTATAAAAGACTAAGTGCCGTCTGTTATGATCTAATAATCGTAAATGTATAAGACTAGGTGCCGTCTATTATGATCTAATAATCGTAACTATACAACACTAACTGTCGTCTATTATGATTTAATAATCGTAACTATATAAAACTAAGTGCCGTCCATTATGATCTAATAATCGTAATTATATAAGACTAAGTGCCGTCTATTATTCTCTAATAATCGTACTATATAAGACTAACTGCCGTCTATTATGATCTAATAATCATAACTACGTACCTCTCCAATTCAAAAATGCAGGATGTCGCTATCAACATGTTGCATATAACGGTTCTCCCTTAACTATTTCCCCGTACACAGCATAACGTTCTCTGCACTGCAGAAAGGCATCAGTACTccttcaaacgccttcattctggATTTCTTATATTCTACATGGACTACCGTAGTACGCCTGTTAGCGGATATGGACATAGCGTTCAGGGCCTGTGGCGATATGAGTCATAGTTGTATATGACTTCCAAAGCGTGACTGATGCCTGAACCAAAACTCGATCTGGAGACTATTGACGGGCTGTGGAGTTTTAGTCTCGATGCTGTAGTCAAATACATTACAAATACGAAATTTGATTCGGAGATCATTCCTACAATATCGACTCTCTTCCatgcatcatttaaaactgacTACCGGGTTtatttactgtgtatatatttactcaTTACATATTCATTTGGGAATATAGTGTGTTTTCCGTGGTTTTAGAAATGGGTCTTTATCTACATAAAATGTCCTTTAATGGTCGACGCTAGCGAGAGctacaatataattaaatgcGTACGGCATaaatagtaaaaccagagcagcgacgacatgtgatagctggcaaatggtcacacgaaacccGTGAGAtacggcctcttgccaattACATCAGCCTCGGTTctgttgtaactgttcatgtaaatgcataaatagtagcaatttacacaccccatagcaccatggcttgagcagaattgggtaaaaaatgaagtgatgttaattgcaatttattagacgtcactggtctagaattactcaatactctgtgttgtaatcacatttaaaacagaatcacatttaaaacagaatcacatttaaaaatgcaaagggattccattgttttaatgtgatttaatAAGACTGTCGGACTTCACGGTAAGATACACACAGTACTACACAATTTTAACCCTTGTGGTTCTGTACAGCAGCTGCAGTTTTACGATCAACTTGAACGAAACTTAATGAATCAATTTTCTTGGCCTGGTGCATCACCCCGGCTTTCCTCCTATATATCAGCTTCTCAAATGGAGCCACAAAAGAGACAACGTCATTGTGATAAAATGTTATAAGATGGCTTACAGTTGTATTGATGAAAGCAGGTCCGCGCAAGGCCACCGCTGGTGTGCCCACGCGTGTTCCACAGGCTccaaggtcaagcttgtctagtggtggcaatgATGCAAAGCGAGCTttgagagcggcacatgcgctgtaaggagtatgggggctaagcctaaacaatcCTATGTGCACCCCACAGGCTCCAAAgttcaagcttgtctagtggtggcagtgatgtaaagcgagcatTGAGATCTGCACAGGTGGTGTAAGGAGTATGggggctaagcctaaacaatcTTATGTGCATTCCACAGGCTCCAAAGTTCAAGCTAGTCTAgtggtggcaatgatgtaaagcgagctttgagagcagcacatgcgctgtaaggagtaggACCAGATGaaccgatttttttttatattttaacgtCATGCTCTCTCTTCCAGAGTTTCGGCCGACCATGTAAAGCGGGAAATACACGAGATCTGAGAAAACATACACGGATGTTTTCAAACACTCCCCGCCTGTACCAGAAGTTTGGCCAGACATCGTCAAAATCTCGCCAACATTCGGTTGGTGTGATCGGCGCAGGCAGAATTGCTTCAAGTGTCCACATACCGAATATTCTAAACAATCACCGGCTACAGCTGCGCTGGATTGTGGAGAACAACCCGGAAGCGATAAAGCCTTTACAGGACAAGTTGTACCTCGATATCCCATTCTATACCTCAGATCATACAAAATCTCTCCTGGATGACCCAAGGTATACATTGTTCAAGTTTTGGCGTTTACTGGCAATACAGCTTGGTTTAATCTGATTATTCTCactttctgttacggtattaaACAACCACATCCTGATGGCATGTGCTGGGCATTACTTAATTCTTCAGCCTCGTACATTGGCGTTATGGAGTGAGTTAGTGCGgattaacgtggtacttaacaatttttctgtcatatggcgacgaaggagtccttcaaatgcatgtacgtgtaatgggcctccttgttgcaggacggatttccaccgctcttttatcaagtcactgagacgacttaccgaaggcaagtaagttgccctgcccgagccattatactgatatgggtcaaccggtcattgcactatcctcttcatgctgaacgccaagcgaggaagttacaacttcctcttttaaagtcttatgtgtgaccCGAACCAGaaatgaccctggatctacagcccccgaagcggacgctctaccaactgtgctgtcgtGGCCGGTCATTGGCGTTATGGATGCAGAAGTTTCCACAGCCTTGTACCTTGCCACTTTGCATATGTACAGTTCTTATCTTGCAGTATGTTGATTTGTTTGCAGGGAGGTGTAACTTGTAATACGTTTCGACGCCTTAGCTTGAAGAGTTTTTCACTAATACTACTTACTTTTATTGTATATGTTGTCTACTTCCTATGTAGACCGcatgttaaaggcaaagacaacactaaaatgaagtatgcatcagatgaaagacaattaaaacaggaaaaataactggatttatttttttttacaatttgtttgacctagtaaaatgcatttgaatattttattctatggcgGCCTTTTTTCACCACAATGCTACCAGTGATGCCACACAAGGGTTTTGCTACTTAGACTGCTACATtacatcatttaaaatgcatatacatgtatatctatgaatgcattcgttgatttgaccttgaaacaaattatttcaggcaGAAAGTATAATTGATActttctgggtcacaacagactatcgtagaatctgatcttttaacaaaattttacttGGGTAGAAAACTTCTAAAAAGagtaaatccaactattttcctggacagtttttaacgggtctttcatctgatatatacttcaatCTAGAGTGGTCTTTACGGAACGGAAGAGGACTAAATTGATGAGGCAGATCACTGTATGAAACTTCAGGATATCCTTTATGCCGACCACTGTTTTGTTGTAGCCTCTCAGCTGTGTTTATCTTCACCCCAACACCGACTCACTATGATATCATCTTGTCTTCTCTTCACAAAGGTATGCAAgttaaaaacattaaatagaTGTTGACATAAAAGATAGAATGTAGAAATCcattgtcttcatatgactcCTTCATAATTATTTACTTTCTTACCCGTTCATATATGTGCCTCCTACGGGTTTACGTGTcctggtggttagtgtgctggCGCAGCACACTGACTCAAAAGTCTCTCACCACTTTTATCATTGTGAGTGCAAGCCCTTGTCCTgagatcacaaagcgatcttagacttaagtcaaaaattcaaatcacgtaaaattttattatttcctatgtaacattgtcaaaatattgcttgacaatgtaaaatCTGGGTAAGTTATTATGAAACAAATTTCTGCTAAAACAACGAAAATGAGCATACCAAATTCAATGACCGAAATTTTGACTTCTAAGTGTAAGGCAGTTTCAGATGCGGGCTTACAGAtgcgcagcaacctgcggatggtcgagtgTTCCcaaggctctgcctggtttccttcgaccataatgacgctggccgtcgtcgtatgagtgaaataggCTATATTTaagcatggtgtaaaactcaaataaaaaaataaataaatgcgtgTGCTTTTAGTCACACTCGCTTAGTTCGTTCCAAAGTacgtataaaataaatttttataaaaatcagTGGATCGAAATgtattgatatatttgatttgtagtCTTTATACTTAAGAATGTCTCACCTTTAGGACAGCGATCGGGTTTATGGAAGTAGGAAACCTGAATGTTTGACGCACTTTCCCACGAGTGATGAACATACGACTGCACGAATGTTCCCACAATTATTGTTAACGACACCGACGAACAATAAAAGCTGGAGAAAACTAAAAATTCACTGTCCAAAAATAGAAGACGCGAGACTAGCACCTGATCACTGATCCACATCTCTCGGCAATTCAGACAAAATAATTGTAAGCTGTGGAAGCAATAGCAGGACATCTTCAGCGCCTCGCGACCCGACGACGGTGCGAATTGTACCGTTCTTGGGCTTCTGGTCTCGAGCCGTGAAGCACCAGGTATGAGGTGAGGAGACGAGGACGGTGCCAATTGTGATCGACCCGTAACACGAGAGCGGTACCATTCGCACGCGACTGGCGCGAGGCGCGAGGCGCGGGACGAGACATCCCCATTAATAGGTTTCCATAGTAAACTCATATGCACAGTTATTATGACTTAGGCTAAACATAAAACATCGAAAATATATTTCTTAGGTAAAGCCGTGTTTACGGAGAAACCGACGGCGGAGAAACTGACGGAGATCTCCACACTTTACGACACAGCGGCGAGGCTAGAGCTCCCCTTGCTGACCGGATATATGAGGTGACAGCATTGATTATGTCCATGTTACGCTGAGATGTATTTCACAAAGTCAGATCTGAGAAATGAAGAATTTTGTCCTCTGAGTTCATACATTGGAATACTTAACAAGTTGCTAAGAAAGATGAATATAAAAAGTTGAATACCTTGGaccatgaacttcatgtaaatatcaaagttggtttttaattttttacttaactaaaaatggctttgtggaatgggCCCGAAAtcttgagtatttatttatttatttattaaaatgaaaatacttatgaatatttcaattatacaacggcggtcaatATTAATATATGGTGGGAAGAGCAGGGGCAAACCCACGGTCATCCACAGATTACTGGCGgatcttctcacgtacgaccaaAGAGGAACAGGtcttaaataactaaatatatatgtatacaaagtcCTGTTattcacaaaaatgattttgactTAAATACTGGTCGTACGAAGACCCCGTTTTCGACAGCAAACATTTTCT includes the following:
- the LOC135479460 gene encoding myo-inositol 2-dehydrogenase-like isoform X1, whose product is MYCREPTNFRRTVNRFVLVNVGQFTVVCATALPRRLFRAVSKLSQSQEVDFSVFVSRYTDVRSSRVKTYNVTGTRWHMKMAPFRQIVRWLTGHCESFGRPCKAGNTRDLRKHTRMFSNTPRLYQKFGQTSSKSRQHSVGVIGAGRIASSVHIPNILNNHRLQLRWIVENNPEAIKPLQDKLYLDIPFYTSDHTKSLLDDPSLSAVFIFTPTPTHYDIILSSLHKGKAVFTEKPTAEKLTEISTLYDTAARLELPLLTGYMRRFDAAFQDIYDMLVQGQLGKLHICKVTSRDSPKPSYELLRTMDRTGCNILSDMAVHDFDFMSWIMQGTAPESIYVVTHAHDPIMAEIGQPDVSSVIMKYPDGSVAILDSSRESCYGYDNRVELFGSHGMATLENPRQSFATKNFDIGALQKPLMHSFPQRYREAYQNEIDHFVDCMEGKASPRVTKEDCVLTGLMVEAAVESYKQNQAINFPEFLSNRATLISRHQVA